Proteins found in one Hevea brasiliensis isolate MT/VB/25A 57/8 unplaced genomic scaffold, ASM3005281v1 Scaf259, whole genome shotgun sequence genomic segment:
- the LOC131176848 gene encoding TMV resistance protein N-like, translating into MASTSISATSRWSTYDVFLSFKGKDVMKGFTGHLYAALCRSGINTYVDEEKMEDKEKIEAACLNGIQKSRFSLVLLSKDYALSTWCLEELVQILKYKKADDVWPIFYDVDTSHVEEIQGSYKEAFVEHEKHFKEDVLQKWKDALRQVSTLKGLDLPKRLDGHLKAAASLKMLEKRPISRVYPTYKGNF; encoded by the exons ATGGCTTCAACCTCCATTTCTGCCACTTCACGATGGAGTACTTACGATGTGTTCTTGAGTTTCAAAGGGAAGGATGTGATGAAAGGCTTCACTGGCCACCTATACGCTGCTTTGTGTCGGAGTGGAATCAACACTTATGTAGACGAGGAAAAGatggaagacaaagagaaaattgaagcagCATGCCTCAATGGCATCCAGAAGTCGAGATTTTCACTAGTCCTTCTGTCAAAAGACTATGCCTTGTCTACTTGGTGTCTGGAAGAGCTTGTCCAAATCCTAAAGTATAAAAAAGCAGATGATGTCTGGCCAATTTTTTATGATGTAGATACATCTCATGTTGAAGAGATCCAAGGAAGCTATAAAGAAGCATTTGTGGAGCATGAAAAGCATTTCAAGGAAGATGTCCTCCAGAAGTGGAAGGATGCTCTCCGACAAGTTTCTACCTTGAAGGGTCTTGATCTACCAAAGCGCTTGGATGG ACATTTGAAAGCAGCTGCTTCCTTGAAAATGTTAGAGAAGCGGCCCATTTCAAGGGTATACCCTACTTACAAAGGCAACTTCTGA